One Streptomyces drozdowiczii DNA segment encodes these proteins:
- a CDS encoding MFS transporter yields the protein MTTTAPEHTGTATARHDTRTRLGRRNTAVLVAFTAATNLADGVMKMALPLLAAQLTGSPAQVTAVSLTLTLPWLLIALHIGVLVDRFDRRRLLWTANGMRVAAMAWLTVTALDGGVALAVLFAAGAILGVADVAASTSASALVPAAVPPAGRERANAWMVGAETVGQEFAGPFVGGLLLAAGTGLALGVTGASYALAALALLLLVGRFRPAAPAPDTAPASVNSRIAEGVRFLWNDRLLRTLSLIVAVLSAVWGAWLALMPLYAQQAMGLGSREYGILLSALGVGGLAGALTVTWVNRVLGARRAMFADLIGTIAMVALPALTTSLWAVAAGAFLGGMGGTLWSVNARTLTQRRVPDEMLGRYGAASRLFNFGAMPLGAALVGLLAELCGMRLAFGLFAAATAVTPVLFIRNVPSPSGQSTASGVV from the coding sequence ATGACCACGACAGCGCCCGAACACACAGGCACCGCGACCGCGCGGCACGACACCCGGACGCGCCTCGGCCGCCGTAACACCGCCGTCCTCGTGGCCTTCACCGCCGCGACCAACCTCGCCGACGGCGTGATGAAGATGGCGCTCCCCCTGCTCGCCGCCCAGCTCACCGGCTCACCCGCGCAAGTCACCGCCGTCTCCCTGACCCTGACGCTGCCGTGGCTGCTCATCGCCCTGCACATCGGCGTCCTCGTCGACCGCTTCGACCGCCGTAGGCTGCTCTGGACGGCGAACGGCATGCGCGTGGCCGCGATGGCCTGGCTCACCGTCACCGCCCTCGACGGCGGCGTCGCGCTCGCCGTGCTCTTCGCCGCCGGCGCGATCCTCGGCGTCGCCGACGTGGCGGCATCGACCTCGGCGTCCGCCCTGGTCCCGGCCGCGGTGCCGCCCGCCGGACGGGAACGGGCCAACGCCTGGATGGTGGGCGCGGAGACCGTGGGGCAGGAATTCGCCGGCCCCTTCGTCGGCGGGCTGCTCCTGGCCGCCGGAACCGGCCTCGCGCTGGGCGTGACCGGCGCCTCCTACGCCCTCGCCGCCCTGGCCCTGCTCCTGCTCGTCGGCCGCTTCCGCCCCGCCGCGCCCGCCCCGGACACGGCACCCGCATCGGTCAACAGCCGCATCGCCGAGGGCGTACGTTTCCTCTGGAACGACCGCCTGCTGCGCACCCTGTCCCTGATCGTCGCCGTGCTCTCCGCCGTCTGGGGTGCCTGGCTGGCGCTCATGCCGCTCTACGCCCAGCAGGCCATGGGCCTCGGCTCCCGCGAGTACGGCATCCTGCTCAGCGCCCTCGGCGTCGGCGGCCTGGCCGGCGCGCTGACGGTGACCTGGGTCAACCGGGTCCTCGGTGCCCGCCGCGCGATGTTCGCCGACCTGATCGGCACCATCGCGATGGTGGCGCTGCCCGCGCTCACGACGAGCCTCTGGGCGGTGGCGGCCGGCGCCTTCCTGGGAGGCATGGGCGGCACCCTCTGGTCCGTCAACGCCCGCACCCTTACGCAGCGCAGGGTGCCGGACGAGATGCTCGGCCGCTACGGAGCAGCATCGCGCCTCTTCAACTTCGGCGCCATGCCCCTGGGCGCGGCGCTGGTGGGCCTCCTGGCCGAACTGTGCGGCATGCGCCTGGCGTTCGGCCTCTTCGCCGCCGCGACCGCGGTGACGCCGGTGCTGTTCATCCGGAACGTGCCCTCACCGTCCGGGCAGAGTACGGCGTCGGGAGTCGTTTAG
- a CDS encoding alpha/beta hydrolase — protein MPVREQVSFVGDMGKLSGHLHLPDAEETTPPPAVLIAGTWTSVKEQMADRYARELAERGFAALSFDFTGYGESDGAPRDCESPAQKVRDLRAAADFVLTHPAVSGEDLGALGVCAGAMYAAAFAAEDPRVRSLALVAPWLHDRRICEENYGGPAGIEAKKAAAADAARRYAETGEVSYVPVVSGSDPDAAMPFAIDFYLNPERGAIPGWPNRYAVMAWAEWLDHDAVALAPRITAPTLLVHSEDAAIPDGARRFHAGLAGSSEFVWTEGGQFDFYDQSPQVRLAADAVAEHFARTL, from the coding sequence ATGCCCGTACGTGAACAAGTGAGCTTCGTCGGTGACATGGGCAAACTGTCCGGTCACCTCCACCTGCCCGACGCCGAGGAGACCACCCCGCCGCCCGCCGTCCTGATCGCCGGGACCTGGACGTCCGTCAAGGAACAGATGGCCGACCGCTACGCGCGGGAGCTGGCCGAACGCGGCTTCGCGGCGCTGTCGTTCGACTTCACCGGATACGGCGAGTCCGACGGCGCGCCACGCGACTGCGAGTCGCCCGCGCAGAAGGTCCGCGACCTGCGCGCGGCGGCCGACTTCGTCCTGACCCACCCCGCCGTGAGCGGCGAGGACCTGGGGGCGCTGGGGGTGTGCGCGGGTGCGATGTACGCCGCAGCCTTCGCCGCCGAGGACCCCCGCGTACGCTCGCTCGCCCTCGTCGCACCCTGGCTGCACGACCGCCGGATCTGCGAGGAGAACTACGGAGGCCCGGCGGGCATCGAGGCGAAGAAGGCCGCGGCGGCCGACGCCGCCCGCCGGTACGCGGAGACCGGGGAGGTCAGCTACGTGCCCGTGGTCAGCGGCAGCGACCCGGACGCCGCCATGCCCTTCGCCATCGACTTCTACCTGAACCCCGAACGCGGCGCGATACCTGGCTGGCCCAATCGGTACGCCGTCATGGCCTGGGCCGAATGGCTCGACCACGACGCCGTCGCCCTCGCCCCGCGCATCACCGCGCCGACGCTCCTCGTGCACAGCGAGGACGCCGCGATACCGGACGGGGCCCGGCGCTTCCACGCCGGTCTGGCCGGGTCCTCGGAATTCGTATGGACGGAAGGCGGTCAGTTCGACTTCTACGACCAGTCACCCCAGGTCCGCCTGGCCGCCGATGCCGTCGCCGAGCACTTCGCCCGCACGCTGTGA
- a CDS encoding nuclear transport factor 2 family protein, which produces MPESTPTLASRFAVAETCTRMAVHADRREWEQLRTLFADKVVLDYTSLNGGEPVRLTPREITDAWRGTLSGYDATQPLIANQLVTVEGDRAVCTASFQATHRLAAAHGASLWTLGGDYRWELVRNGDRWLIDTVVMTATWGDGNQALPVRTAG; this is translated from the coding sequence ATGCCCGAATCCACCCCCACCCTCGCCTCCCGGTTCGCCGTCGCCGAGACCTGCACCCGCATGGCGGTGCACGCCGACCGCCGGGAGTGGGAGCAGCTGCGCACGCTCTTCGCCGACAAGGTCGTGCTCGACTACACCAGCCTCAACGGGGGAGAGCCGGTCCGCCTGACACCGCGGGAGATCACCGACGCCTGGCGCGGCACCCTCTCCGGCTACGACGCGACCCAGCCCCTGATCGCCAACCAGCTCGTCACCGTCGAGGGCGACCGCGCCGTCTGCACCGCCTCCTTCCAGGCCACCCACCGACTGGCCGCGGCCCACGGGGCGTCCCTGTGGACGCTCGGCGGCGACTACCGCTGGGAGCTGGTCCGAAACGGCGACCGGTGGCTGATCGACACGGTGGTCATGACCGCGACCTGGGGCGACGGCAACCAGGCGCTGCCCGTACGGACGGCGGGCTGA
- a CDS encoding MFS transporter, whose translation MAAEQALDPTTGPPATERRGRPAVLGAALLGFFLISLDALIVTVALPDIGRGLGVGMSGLQWVVDGYTLMFAALMLSAGALSDRIGAKRAFGGGLVLFAAASAACGLAPGLSVLVTARLVQGAAAAVMMPASLALVRQGFPDQAERARAIAVWTVGGAVAVAAGPVVGGALTASAGWRWIFYVNLPAALAALALLARLPASPRLPARLDVPGQATAVLAMGGLTYGVIEGGAEGFGRPAVLASLAVAVVAAAGFLVAQARGAHPMVPMALFRTRVVTVSLVVGFMANAAYYGGVFDFSLYLQQERGQTALHAGLMFIPMTALVALVNLASARLAARYGPRVPMTAGQLVGAGGLLTLLLVGPHTGVWVVAVLMVPVGLGGALAVPALTAMLLDAVPADRAGTAGAVLNTARQVGGAIAVAVFGALLAGADSFLAGMRWSVLLAAAGLLATAAATLTLPRAGGAGTLTAA comes from the coding sequence ATGGCCGCCGAACAGGCCCTGGACCCCACCACCGGACCGCCGGCCACCGAACGGCGCGGCAGACCCGCCGTACTCGGCGCCGCCCTGCTGGGCTTCTTCCTGATCTCCCTGGACGCGCTGATCGTCACGGTCGCCCTGCCCGACATCGGACGCGGCCTCGGTGTCGGCATGTCCGGACTCCAGTGGGTGGTCGACGGCTACACGCTGATGTTCGCCGCCCTGATGCTGTCCGCCGGTGCCCTCTCCGACCGCATCGGCGCCAAGCGGGCCTTCGGAGGCGGCCTGGTCCTCTTCGCGGCGGCCTCGGCCGCCTGCGGACTCGCGCCCGGCCTCTCCGTCCTCGTCACCGCCCGGCTGGTCCAGGGTGCGGCGGCCGCGGTGATGATGCCGGCCTCGCTGGCACTGGTCCGGCAGGGCTTCCCCGATCAGGCCGAGCGGGCGCGTGCCATCGCGGTCTGGACCGTCGGCGGCGCCGTCGCCGTCGCGGCCGGGCCGGTCGTCGGCGGCGCGCTGACCGCGTCGGCCGGCTGGCGGTGGATCTTCTACGTCAATCTGCCCGCGGCCCTGGCGGCGCTGGCCCTCCTGGCCCGGCTCCCCGCATCCCCGCGACTCCCGGCGCGACTGGACGTGCCGGGGCAGGCGACGGCGGTCCTGGCGATGGGCGGGCTGACGTACGGCGTGATCGAGGGCGGCGCCGAGGGCTTCGGCCGTCCGGCGGTCCTCGCCTCCCTGGCGGTGGCCGTCGTCGCGGCTGCGGGCTTCCTCGTCGCGCAGGCGCGGGGCGCCCACCCGATGGTGCCGATGGCGCTGTTCCGTACCCGGGTGGTGACGGTGTCCCTGGTGGTCGGCTTCATGGCCAACGCCGCCTACTACGGGGGCGTGTTCGACTTCAGCCTCTACCTCCAGCAGGAGCGCGGGCAGACGGCGCTGCACGCGGGCCTGATGTTCATCCCGATGACAGCGCTGGTCGCGCTGGTGAACCTGGCCTCGGCCCGGCTGGCCGCACGGTACGGACCGCGTGTCCCGATGACGGCGGGGCAGCTCGTCGGCGCGGGCGGGCTGCTGACCCTGCTTCTCGTCGGCCCGCACACCGGGGTGTGGGTGGTGGCGGTGCTGATGGTGCCGGTCGGCCTCGGCGGTGCGCTGGCGGTGCCGGCCCTGACGGCGATGCTCCTCGACGCGGTGCCCGCCGACCGTGCGGGCACCGCCGGGGCCGTACTCAACACGGCGCGCCAGGTGGGCGGGGCGATCGCGGTGGCCGTCTTCGGGGCGCTGCTGGCCGGCGCGGATTCGTTCCTCGCCGGGATGCGCTGGAGCGTGCTGCTCGCGGCGGCCGGGCTGCTAGCGACCGCCGCCGCAACCCTGACACTGCCGAGGGCCGGGGGCGCCGGCACCCTCACAGCCGCATGA
- a CDS encoding LysR family transcriptional regulator, with protein sequence MERYEIETFLTLADELHFARTAERLRVSPGRVSQTVKALERRVGGPLFERTSRRVALTPVGRRLREDLLPAYRQIQRAVADATAAYAGVRGALRVGFTTPWCGELLIKAGDAFTARHPDCTVEPLYVTYNSAVTALRKKRVDLLVAALPVEESDVVAGPVLFSEERALVVPAGHPLARRATVSAEALAELPLVTAAGVSKAFGESFFPTRTPGGLPIEHGPAAGGWQGILSMVGAGKGATVATVAAGRYYVRPDVAYVPFDDAEPVDYALMWRTGDRPSGLSALIRTVVELAPPAGRSSCGCEGAGAPGPRQCQGCGGGR encoded by the coding sequence GTGGAGCGGTACGAGATCGAGACGTTCCTGACGCTGGCGGACGAACTGCACTTCGCGCGGACCGCGGAACGGTTGCGTGTGTCGCCGGGGCGGGTCAGCCAGACGGTCAAGGCGCTGGAACGGCGCGTCGGCGGGCCGTTGTTCGAACGGACCAGCCGCCGCGTCGCCCTCACGCCGGTCGGCCGGCGGCTCCGGGAGGACCTGCTGCCCGCGTACCGGCAGATCCAGCGTGCCGTCGCCGACGCGACGGCGGCGTACGCGGGTGTACGGGGCGCGTTGCGGGTCGGCTTCACCACCCCGTGGTGCGGGGAACTCCTCATCAAGGCCGGTGACGCCTTCACCGCGCGCCACCCCGACTGCACGGTCGAGCCGCTGTACGTGACGTACAACTCCGCCGTCACCGCCCTGCGGAAGAAGCGGGTCGATCTGCTGGTCGCCGCGCTGCCCGTGGAGGAATCCGACGTCGTCGCCGGGCCGGTGCTGTTCTCCGAGGAGCGTGCGCTGGTCGTTCCTGCGGGCCACCCGCTGGCGCGACGGGCCACGGTCTCTGCGGAGGCACTGGCCGAGCTGCCGCTGGTGACGGCCGCGGGGGTGTCGAAGGCGTTCGGCGAGTCGTTCTTCCCCACCCGCACACCGGGCGGCCTGCCGATCGAGCACGGTCCGGCGGCGGGCGGCTGGCAGGGCATCCTGTCGATGGTCGGGGCCGGGAAGGGGGCAACCGTGGCGACCGTCGCCGCCGGCAGGTACTACGTCCGGCCCGACGTCGCCTACGTGCCGTTCGATGACGCGGAGCCCGTCGACTACGCGCTGATGTGGCGGACCGGTGACCGGCCGTCGGGCCTGTCGGCCCTCATCCGGACCGTCGTGGAGCTCGCCCCGCCGGCCGGCCGGTCCTCATGCGGCTGTGAGGGTGCCGGCGCCCCCGGCCCTCGGCAGTGTCAGGGTTGCGGCGGCGGTCGCTAG
- a CDS encoding SDR family NAD(P)-dependent oxidoreductase, whose translation MSTLVIAGGTDGIGKALAEVYLGRGDTVVVIGRNPEKGRRFLDAAAAAGAAGRAFFVTADLSLLKETSRAAEEIRAAFPTVDALVFCARHYRFRRTETAEGYEENFALFYLSRLVLGRALAEPLSRARHPVVVNVAGPGAGLDIVQWDDLQLSRGYHGGAALGHGGKLNDLLGVSYAEQHGPAGIRYVLIHPGVTATGFSGEYDRATLAHIRSMQAHAKPVEAALPPIIDAIDEPPVEALSAYVEGRRIPVDTPDFDPAAARRLRDLTDRLLAGS comes from the coding sequence ATGAGCACTCTGGTCATCGCGGGCGGCACCGACGGCATCGGCAAGGCCCTGGCCGAGGTGTACCTGGGGCGGGGCGACACGGTGGTCGTCATCGGCCGGAATCCCGAGAAGGGCCGCCGGTTCCTCGACGCCGCGGCTGCGGCGGGCGCCGCCGGGCGGGCCTTCTTCGTCACGGCCGACCTCAGCCTGCTGAAGGAGACCTCTCGTGCCGCCGAGGAGATCCGCGCCGCGTTCCCGACGGTCGACGCGCTGGTGTTCTGCGCCCGCCATTACCGTTTCCGGCGCACGGAGACCGCGGAGGGGTACGAGGAGAATTTCGCGCTCTTCTATCTGAGCCGCCTCGTGCTGGGCCGGGCTCTCGCCGAGCCGCTCTCCCGGGCACGGCATCCGGTCGTCGTCAACGTGGCCGGTCCGGGCGCCGGGCTCGACATCGTCCAGTGGGACGATCTCCAGCTCAGCCGCGGCTACCACGGAGGGGCCGCACTCGGTCACGGCGGAAAGCTCAACGACCTGCTGGGCGTCTCCTACGCCGAGCAGCACGGCCCGGCCGGCATCCGTTACGTGCTCATCCACCCCGGGGTCACGGCGACCGGCTTCTCCGGCGAGTACGACCGCGCGACACTCGCCCACATCCGGTCGATGCAAGCGCACGCGAAGCCCGTCGAGGCAGCGCTGCCACCGATCATCGACGCCATCGACGAACCCCCCGTCGAAGCGCTCAGCGCCTACGTCGAAGGCCGTCGCATCCCGGTCGACACCCCCGACTTCGACCCCGCCGCCGCACGCCGGCTGCGCGACCTCACCGACCGTCTCCTTGCGGGGAGTTGA
- a CDS encoding DHA2 family efflux MFS transporter permease subunit encodes MAHAQDERLDPALRRLIGVILLGGIMGILDGSMIAVAADTLARDFDTSLSTISWVSTSYLLALTVSIPVTTWAVDRFGGRRLWLLGLVVFLVGSVASGLAWNAPSLIVFRVVQGLGAGLLDPLMLTLLARASGPARAGRVMGLMGIVGSSGPVFGPVVGGIILQGTGWRWMFLVNVPIGLVALALALRFVPKDSPAGESAAGKLDILGLALIGPGVAAGVLALSQAAEQAAFAVPSVLVPLVLSLVLLGGYGYHALRRRGEGAAAPLIDLRLFQRGSFAASVTVGSLVGLATFASLFALPLYHQQVQGRSTFEAALLLAPLGIGSALSMPVTGRLSDRVGSRSLVGAGGALALLSALAFTRIGADTSEVWPAVAAFAIGVGLGAVGAPTIASLYRTLPAPLVPQGSSVLYMLNQLGASIGIAVVALVMQTAGDGDPVRGFHAAYWTVSAVLVLVLGAATLLPGRPAPAEAPSAGSPSAEAPSEEAPSVGVPTASVRTRGEGE; translated from the coding sequence ATGGCGCATGCACAGGACGAACGTCTGGATCCCGCCCTGCGGCGGCTGATCGGCGTGATCCTGTTGGGCGGAATCATGGGAATCCTCGACGGCTCGATGATCGCCGTCGCGGCCGACACCCTCGCCCGGGACTTCGACACCTCGCTGTCCACCATCAGCTGGGTGTCCACCAGCTATCTGCTCGCGCTCACCGTCTCGATCCCCGTCACCACATGGGCGGTCGACCGGTTCGGCGGACGCCGGCTGTGGCTGCTCGGCCTCGTCGTCTTCCTCGTCGGCTCGGTCGCCTCCGGCCTCGCCTGGAACGCACCCAGCCTCATCGTCTTCCGCGTCGTGCAGGGCCTGGGGGCCGGTCTGCTCGACCCGCTGATGCTCACGCTGCTCGCCCGCGCCTCGGGGCCCGCGCGCGCCGGTCGCGTCATGGGGCTGATGGGCATCGTCGGCTCCAGCGGCCCGGTGTTCGGGCCGGTCGTCGGCGGCATCATCCTCCAGGGCACCGGCTGGCGCTGGATGTTCCTGGTCAACGTCCCCATCGGCCTCGTCGCCCTGGCACTCGCCCTCAGGTTCGTGCCCAAGGACTCCCCCGCCGGGGAGTCGGCCGCCGGCAAGCTCGACATCCTCGGCCTCGCCCTGATCGGGCCGGGCGTCGCGGCCGGTGTCCTCGCGCTCTCGCAGGCCGCCGAACAGGCCGCGTTCGCCGTCCCGTCGGTGCTGGTGCCCCTGGTCCTCTCCCTCGTACTGCTGGGCGGATACGGGTACCACGCCCTGCGACGACGCGGCGAGGGTGCGGCCGCGCCCCTCATCGACCTGCGCCTGTTCCAGCGGGGCAGCTTCGCCGCCAGCGTGACGGTCGGCTCGCTCGTCGGCCTCGCCACGTTCGCCAGCCTCTTCGCCCTGCCCCTCTACCACCAGCAGGTCCAGGGACGGAGCACCTTCGAGGCGGCCCTGCTGCTCGCCCCGCTCGGCATCGGCTCGGCCCTGTCCATGCCGGTCACCGGCCGGCTCTCGGACCGGGTCGGCTCGCGGAGCCTCGTAGGGGCGGGTGGCGCTCTCGCGCTGCTGAGCGCGCTGGCCTTCACCCGGATCGGCGCGGACACGTCCGAGGTGTGGCCGGCCGTCGCCGCGTTCGCCATCGGCGTGGGTCTCGGCGCGGTCGGCGCCCCGACGATCGCCTCCCTCTACCGCACCCTGCCCGCACCCCTGGTGCCGCAGGGGAGTTCGGTGCTCTACATGCTCAACCAGCTGGGGGCGTCGATCGGCATCGCCGTCGTGGCGCTCGTGATGCAGACCGCGGGCGACGGGGACCCGGTCCGCGGCTTCCACGCCGCGTACTGGACGGTGTCCGCGGTGCTCGTCCTCGTCCTGGGTGCGGCGACCCTGCTGCCGGGCCGCCCCGCGCCGGCGGAGGCCCCGTCCGCCGGAAGCCCGTCGGCGGAGGCCCCTTCCGAGGAGGCCCCGTCCGTGGGAGTCCCCACCGCATCCGTTCGCACGCGGGGAGAGGGCGAATGA
- a CDS encoding TetR/AcrR family transcriptional regulator: MSGTSTPKAPSRGRIDKRQAILGAAFTVFAQRGYARACMEEIAEVAGVAKHTVYNHLGDKQNVFRSAMEAAADDVMAQNLAVVDLFTAEGGAGAEVSDGDEAARLEDLAYRLLLRCCNEQSWALRRLLYAEIGQFPDLLEIVWGRGASRLKEALADRLARLALSGRLRSCDPAEAAEHFLALLTGPMEARSRLGTRAVPEAEVRQVARSAVGAFLGAYGVSNPLLSS, from the coding sequence GTGAGCGGAACGAGCACCCCCAAGGCCCCGTCGCGCGGCCGCATCGACAAGCGGCAGGCGATCCTGGGCGCTGCATTCACCGTCTTCGCCCAGCGGGGCTACGCCCGTGCCTGCATGGAGGAGATCGCCGAGGTCGCGGGTGTCGCCAAGCACACGGTGTACAACCACCTCGGCGACAAGCAGAACGTCTTCCGCAGCGCGATGGAGGCCGCGGCCGACGACGTGATGGCTCAGAACCTCGCCGTCGTGGACCTGTTCACCGCCGAGGGCGGCGCGGGTGCCGAGGTGTCGGACGGCGACGAGGCCGCCCGGCTCGAAGACCTGGCGTACCGCCTGCTGTTGCGATGTTGCAACGAGCAGTCCTGGGCGCTGCGGCGCCTGCTCTACGCGGAGATCGGCCAGTTCCCCGACCTGCTGGAGATCGTCTGGGGGCGTGGTGCGAGCCGGCTCAAGGAAGCGCTGGCCGACCGGCTGGCGCGGCTCGCCCTGTCCGGCCGGCTGAGGTCCTGCGATCCGGCGGAGGCGGCCGAGCACTTCCTCGCTCTGCTGACCGGTCCGATGGAGGCCCGGTCCCGGCTCGGCACCCGCGCCGTGCCGGAGGCGGAGGTCCGGCAGGTGGCCCGCTCGGCGGTCGGCGCCTTCCTGGGAGCTTACGGGGTGTCAAATCCCTTGCTGAGTTCATGA
- a CDS encoding response regulator transcription factor, translated as MRAPDRIKGDIVQILVVEDSHNSDGELTRALERHGYGVASVSSGTAALDAHRGADFVLLDLDLPDIDGLEVCRRIREDAETPVITFTDSGSELDRVLALRTGADDCLDKPYEFRELVARIEAVTRRRHARPGLRESLTVLSIGTLRINAASREVLLRGSPVDLTRKEFDLLYYLARHSESVVSRQRLMTEIWEDPMPHMLGSRATRTVDTHVSSLRSKLGQRSWIRTVRGVGFRVGHG; from the coding sequence GTGCGCGCACCCGATCGGATCAAGGGAGACATCGTGCAGATTCTCGTGGTGGAGGACTCACACAACAGCGACGGCGAACTGACCCGGGCACTGGAACGCCACGGGTACGGCGTCGCCTCCGTCAGCAGTGGCACGGCGGCACTGGACGCACACCGTGGTGCGGACTTCGTCCTGCTCGACCTCGACCTGCCCGACATCGACGGCCTGGAAGTCTGCCGGCGCATCCGCGAGGACGCGGAGACACCGGTCATCACGTTCACCGACAGCGGCAGCGAACTCGACCGCGTCCTGGCCCTGCGGACCGGCGCGGACGACTGCCTCGACAAACCCTACGAATTTCGCGAACTGGTGGCCCGCATCGAGGCCGTGACCAGGCGCAGGCATGCCCGGCCGGGATTAAGGGAGTCCCTGACGGTCCTCTCGATCGGAACGCTGCGCATCAATGCCGCGTCCCGCGAGGTCCTGTTGCGCGGAAGTCCCGTCGATCTCACCCGCAAGGAATTCGACCTGCTCTACTATCTCGCCCGCCACTCCGAGAGCGTGGTCAGCCGGCAACGGCTGATGACCGAGATCTGGGAGGACCCGATGCCGCACATGCTCGGCTCCCGGGCGACCCGCACCGTTGACACCCATGTCAGTTCCCTGCGCAGCAAGTTGGGCCAGAGGAGCTGGATACGGACCGTACGCGGCGTGGGGTTCAGGGTCGGACACGGGTGA
- a CDS encoding cytochrome P450 encodes MTTTDSGNSLSSCPYHASGFTSERLELDPAYARLRSEEPVTRVTMPHGGDAWLVTRYADVRAALSDTRLSRAAAVGKDVPRSSPLIQQADSLLSMDPPEHTRLRRLAAKAFTARQVAAVRPRVQAIIDSLVDALEESGPPADLATGLAWPMGITVICETFGIPEEDRGRFREWTDAMMALTAADPTTIQAARDSLDGYLRELIARRIAEPGDDLLSRLVTSREDGDRLTESELGVFAVDLLTAGHETTANQTGNFLYTLLSRPPLWESLVKDPALVPAAVEELLRYTPLATSVAPFSRIAVEDFELAGQLVRAGDAVVAQTDSANRDGTVFENPEELDFNREANPHVAFGHGAHHCPAAPLARLELQTVIATLARRLPGLRLAVPADEVEWNTNRVMRGVTRLPVEW; translated from the coding sequence ATGACGACGACCGATTCCGGGAATTCCCTCTCCTCCTGCCCTTACCACGCCTCCGGCTTCACCTCCGAGCGCCTCGAACTCGATCCGGCCTACGCCAGGCTGCGGAGCGAGGAGCCCGTCACGCGGGTCACGATGCCGCACGGCGGGGACGCCTGGCTGGTGACCCGGTACGCGGACGTACGCGCCGCGCTCTCCGACACCCGGCTGAGCAGGGCCGCCGCCGTCGGCAAGGACGTCCCCCGGTCCAGCCCGCTGATCCAGCAGGCCGACTCCCTCCTCAGCATGGACCCGCCGGAGCACACGCGCCTGCGCCGGCTCGCAGCGAAGGCGTTCACCGCACGTCAGGTGGCCGCCGTCCGGCCGCGGGTGCAGGCGATCATCGACTCCCTCGTGGACGCCCTGGAGGAGTCGGGTCCCCCCGCCGACCTGGCCACCGGGCTGGCCTGGCCCATGGGCATCACGGTCATCTGCGAGACCTTCGGCATTCCGGAGGAGGACCGCGGCCGGTTCCGCGAGTGGACCGACGCCATGATGGCGCTGACGGCCGCCGATCCCACGACCATCCAGGCGGCGCGGGACAGCCTCGACGGCTACCTGCGGGAGCTGATCGCGCGCCGGATCGCCGAGCCCGGCGACGACCTGCTCAGCCGCCTGGTCACCTCGCGCGAGGACGGCGACCGGCTGACCGAGAGCGAACTCGGCGTGTTCGCCGTGGATCTGCTCACCGCCGGCCACGAGACGACCGCCAACCAGACCGGCAACTTCCTCTACACCCTGCTGTCCCGGCCCCCGCTGTGGGAGTCCCTGGTCAAGGACCCGGCCCTGGTTCCCGCGGCGGTCGAGGAACTGCTGCGGTACACCCCCCTGGCCACCAGCGTGGCGCCGTTCTCGCGGATCGCCGTGGAGGACTTCGAGCTGGCCGGGCAACTGGTGCGCGCCGGGGACGCGGTGGTCGCCCAGACCGACTCCGCCAACCGGGACGGGACCGTGTTCGAGAACCCGGAGGAGCTGGACTTCAACCGGGAGGCCAACCCGCATGTGGCGTTCGGGCACGGGGCACACCACTGCCCCGCGGCCCCGCTCGCCCGGCTCGAACTGCAGACGGTCATCGCGACCTTGGCACGGCGGCTGCCGGGGCTGCGGCTCGCGGTGCCGGCCGACGAGGTGGAGTGGAACACCAACCGGGTGATGCGAGGTGTCACGCGCCTGCCCGTCGAGTGGTAG